The following is a genomic window from Fibrobacterota bacterium.
GAGGTGGAGTCTTTGACACAGCGATTCTCCTTAGTAATCGGCCTATTCAAGGAATCCGATCCGGAATATCCGCGCCTATGGAGCGATAGGATAACCGAAGTCCTGTTCATCGAATCCGGGGATGGGCAGGGAGCGGCTTCCGAAAGGATGCTCGTGGCGACCAGTAGATCTGGGGTGCGCGCGTTGATCGTTCGGTTTCCCCGGCCCGACTCGATCCCAGGACCAGATCCCTGGGAGCATTACACCAGGATTTATCTCGAAAGGAATTGATCCATGGGGGGCGAGGCCCTATTAATTGGAACCCAAGTTCAACTTAGAGCGATGTAAAACGTTCCGTAGCCACCGTACATCATAGAAAGGTCACCACATGGCAATCAATATCACCCGGGTCTATACCCGGGCCGGGGATCAGGGCGATACGTCCTTGGTCGGCCGGGTGCGCATTTCCAAAGGATCCCAGAAGCTTTCGTCCTATGGGAGCATCGATGAGTTGAACACGTTCGTCGGCATGGCCCGAACCATCCTCATTTCTGATTTGGGCGGCCTGCCGGCCGAAAAACGGAGCGAGATGGATGCCTTGCTTCTGCGGATCCAGAACGAGCTTTTCGACGTAGGCAGCATCCTGGCGACCCCGGCTGGCAAGGATTACGAAGGCATGCCGGTCATCCTCCCCGAACAAATCACCGAGTTGGAAAAGTTGATGGATACCTTCCAGGAAGATCTGGAATCGCTTCCCTCCTTCACCCTTCCGGGCGGATCGTTCGCGAACGCCTCCTTGCACCAGTGCCGATCTGTGTGCAGGCGGGCGGAGCGGGAGATGGTCCGCCTATCCAA
Proteins encoded in this region:
- a CDS encoding cob(I)yrinic acid a,c-diamide adenosyltransferase, giving the protein MAINITRVYTRAGDQGDTSLVGRVRISKGSQKLSSYGSIDELNTFVGMARTILISDLGGLPAEKRSEMDALLLRIQNELFDVGSILATPAGKDYEGMPVILPEQITELEKLMDTFQEDLESLPSFTLPGGSFANASLHQCRSVCRRAEREMVRLSKEEELRPNILKYVNRLSDLFFVLSRYVAKLSGVPETLWDTGLGKRKPGKL